One Phocaeicola dorei genomic region harbors:
- the fldA gene encoding flavodoxin FldA, with protein MKKMGIIYGSSTGTCESIAQTIAEKLGVASVDVIDASKITTEKVGGYDILLLGTSTWGDGELQDDWYDAIKTVKTADLNGKIVALFGCGDSESYCDTFCDGMGVIYDQLKNSGCTFVGAVPADEYSYSSSIAVIDGKFVGLALDDVNESGKTEERINNWIEEIKKNL; from the coding sequence ATGAAAAAAATGGGTATAATTTATGGTTCCTCTACTGGAACTTGTGAAAGCATCGCACAGACAATAGCTGAAAAATTAGGTGTGGCATCAGTTGATGTAATTGATGCAAGCAAAATTACCACAGAAAAAGTGGGAGGTTATGATATCTTATTATTAGGGACTTCTACTTGGGGGGACGGTGAATTGCAAGACGATTGGTATGATGCTATTAAAACGGTGAAGACTGCAGATCTGAATGGTAAAATCGTTGCTCTCTTTGGTTGTGGAGATTCAGAGTCCTATTGTGATACATTTTGTGACGGTATGGGAGTTATATATGACCAGTTAAAGAATTCCGGTTGCACTTTTGTAGGAGCAGTTCCTGCCGATGAGTATTCATATTCATCTTCGATAGCGGTAATCGATGGAAAATTTGTAGGTTTGGCTCTTGATGACGTGAACGAAAGTGGCAAGACCGAAGAACGTATAAACAATTGGATTGAAGAAATAAAGAAGAACTTGTAA
- a CDS encoding DUF2023 family protein, with protein MIASDINPVELKVFLNHIYEFKKGVRQMVLYTTNRKYEDFAVKRLTNQKINYIIQPVGNDKINLFFGRKECINAIRFLVTQPLNKLSPEQDFILGAMLGYDICAQCKRYCERKVQ; from the coding sequence ATGATAGCTTCAGACATTAACCCGGTAGAATTGAAAGTATTTCTGAATCATATTTATGAATTTAAAAAAGGAGTACGTCAGATGGTACTCTATACTACCAATAGGAAGTATGAAGATTTTGCTGTAAAACGGCTGACCAATCAAAAGATTAATTACATAATCCAGCCTGTGGGGAATGATAAGATAAACCTGTTTTTCGGTAGAAAAGAATGCATTAATGCCATTCGTTTCCTAGTGACTCAGCCACTGAACAAACTGTCACCCGAGCAGGATTTTATTCTTGGAGCTATGCTGGGGTATGATATTTGTGCACAATGCAAACGTTATTGCGAACGTAAAGTACAATAA
- a CDS encoding thioredoxin family protein, translated as MGITEQIEEAKRSDSLLLLVFYADWSPHYEWIEPLVHEFEKRVNIVRVNIEVNRKVADTYEIEIAPSFVLQRKDKVLWEKTGKLFPGELRDVIEMFKS; from the coding sequence ATGGGTATAACTGAACAAATTGAAGAGGCGAAACGGTCGGATTCATTGTTGCTGCTGGTGTTCTATGCAGATTGGTCTCCTCATTATGAATGGATTGAACCGTTGGTACATGAATTTGAAAAGCGGGTTAACATTGTGAGAGTCAATATAGAAGTCAATCGGAAGGTAGCCGATACTTATGAAATAGAAATAGCCCCCAGCTTTGTCCTCCAACGTAAGGACAAGGTATTGTGGGAAAAAACAGGCAAACTATTCCCGGGAGAATTAAGAGATGTCATTGAAATGTTTAAGAGTTGA
- the aspS gene encoding aspartate--tRNA ligase encodes MFRSHTCGELRLSDAGKSVTLAGWVQRARKMGGMTFVDLRDRYGITQLVFNEAVNAELCERANHLGREFVIQITGEVNERSNKNMNIPTGEIEIIVSELNVLNSAVTPPFTIEDNSDGGDDIRMKFRYLDLRRNCVRKNLELRHRMTMEVRRYLDSKGFLEVETPMLVGSTPEGARDFVVPSRMNPGQFYALPQSPQTLKQLLMVSGFDRYFQIVKCFRDEDLRADRQPEFTQIDCEMSFVEQEDIISTFEGMAKHLFKELRGVELSEPFLRMTWADAMKYYGSDKPDLRFGMKFVELMDIMKGHGFSVFDDAAYIGGICAEGAASYTRKQLDQLTEFVKRPQIGAKGMVYARVEADGNVKSSVDKFYSQEVLQQMKEAFGAKPGDLILILSGPDAMKTRKQLCELRLEVGRQLGLRDKNEFACLWVVDFPMFEWSEEEGRLMAMHHPFTHPKEEDIPLLDTDPAAVRADAYDMVVNGVEVGGGSIRIHDSQLQAKMFEILGFTPERAQEQFGFLMNAFKYGAPPHGGLAYGLDRWVSLFAGLDSIRDCIAFPKNNSGRDVMLDAPAALDQSQLDELNLVVDIKEEK; translated from the coding sequence ATGTTCAGAAGTCATACTTGCGGAGAGCTCAGACTTTCCGATGCAGGCAAAAGTGTAACGTTGGCAGGTTGGGTACAGCGTGCACGTAAAATGGGAGGGATGACGTTTGTCGATCTTCGTGACCGTTACGGTATTACCCAATTGGTATTCAACGAAGCGGTGAATGCCGAACTTTGTGAACGTGCCAATCACTTGGGGCGTGAATTTGTTATTCAAATAACCGGTGAAGTGAACGAACGTTCAAATAAGAATATGAATATTCCCACAGGTGAAATTGAAATCATCGTATCGGAATTGAATGTACTTAATTCAGCGGTAACTCCTCCTTTCACGATAGAAGATAATAGTGACGGAGGTGATGATATCCGTATGAAATTCCGTTATTTGGATTTACGCCGTAATTGTGTGCGTAAAAATTTGGAACTCCGTCATAGAATGACAATGGAGGTGCGTCGATATTTGGACAGCAAAGGGTTTCTGGAAGTGGAAACTCCTATGTTGGTAGGTTCTACTCCTGAAGGAGCTCGTGATTTTGTTGTTCCTTCACGTATGAACCCGGGACAGTTTTATGCACTACCGCAGTCTCCGCAAACACTGAAGCAATTGCTGATGGTTTCCGGCTTTGATCGTTACTTCCAGATTGTAAAGTGTTTCCGTGATGAAGATCTTCGTGCAGATCGTCAGCCTGAGTTTACTCAGATAGACTGTGAGATGAGCTTTGTTGAACAAGAAGATATTATTTCCACTTTCGAAGGAATGGCAAAACATTTGTTCAAGGAGTTACGTGGAGTCGAACTGAGCGAACCGTTTCTGCGTATGACATGGGCAGATGCCATGAAATATTATGGTAGTGACAAACCAGATTTGCGTTTCGGCATGAAGTTTGTGGAGTTGATGGATATCATGAAAGGTCATGGTTTCTCTGTTTTTGATGATGCAGCATATATTGGTGGTATCTGTGCGGAAGGGGCTGCAAGTTATACCCGTAAACAGTTAGACCAATTAACCGAATTTGTCAAGAGACCTCAGATCGGTGCGAAAGGTATGGTTTACGCCCGTGTGGAAGCTGATGGCAATGTAAAATCCAGTGTAGACAAATTCTATTCACAGGAAGTCCTTCAGCAGATGAAGGAAGCGTTCGGTGCCAAGCCGGGTGACTTGATCCTGATTCTGAGCGGTCCTGATGCCATGAAGACTCGCAAGCAGTTATGCGAACTTCGTCTGGAAGTGGGACGTCAGCTGGGACTACGTGACAAGAATGAATTTGCTTGTCTGTGGGTAGTTGATTTCCCGATGTTTGAGTGGAGTGAAGAAGAAGGCCGTCTGATGGCCATGCACCATCCGTTCACTCATCCGAAAGAAGAAGATATTCCTTTGTTGGATACAGATCCGGCTGCTGTTCGTGCCGATGCTTACGATATGGTAGTAAATGGTGTGGAAGTAGGAGGCGGTTCAATTCGTATCCATGATTCACAATTACAGGCCAAGATGTTTGAGATTTTGGGTTTTACTCCGGAAAGAGCACAGGAACAATTCGGCTTCCTGATGAATGCATTCAAATACGGAGCACCTCCTCATGGTGGTTTGGCATATGGCCTTGATCGCTGGGTTTCTTTGTTTGCAGGACTTGATAGTATTCGTGACTGCATAGCATTCCCTAAAAACAATAGTGGGCGCGATGTGATGTTGGATGCTCCCGCTGCTTTGGATCAATCACAATTGGATGAGTTGAATCTGGTCGTTGATATAAAAGAGGAAAAGTAA
- a CDS encoding methylated-DNA--[protein]-cysteine S-methyltransferase, whose translation MKEKNTIKIKRYKSPCGVLLLGSFGEKLCLCDWQVEKHCDRVNQRLKRILCAEFEISTSEIIEEAIEQLNEYFAGQRKEFNVPLLFVGTDFQKTVWNELLKIPFGKTISYGEMAKHIGRPQAVRAVANANGANSISIFAPCHRVIGSDHSLTGYGGGLSAKKFLLELESQPRLML comes from the coding sequence ATGAAAGAGAAAAATACGATCAAGATAAAGCGTTATAAATCACCCTGCGGAGTGTTGCTGCTCGGTTCGTTTGGCGAAAAACTCTGCCTGTGTGACTGGCAGGTGGAAAAACACTGCGATCGTGTGAACCAACGGTTGAAGCGGATATTGTGTGCCGAATTTGAAATAAGTACGTCAGAAATAATCGAAGAAGCAATAGAGCAACTCAACGAGTATTTTGCAGGACAACGCAAAGAATTTAATGTGCCGCTTCTTTTTGTGGGCACGGATTTTCAGAAAACAGTATGGAATGAACTGCTAAAGATACCGTTCGGCAAAACAATTTCTTACGGTGAAATGGCCAAGCATATCGGGAGGCCCCAAGCAGTTCGTGCGGTAGCCAATGCTAATGGTGCAAATTCCATATCAATCTTTGCACCTTGCCATCGTGTGATCGGTAGTGACCACTCGCTGACGGGATATGGAGGCGGACTGTCCGCTAAAAAGTTTTTATTGGAATTGGAATCACAACCTCGGTTAATGTTATGA
- a CDS encoding DUF4251 domain-containing protein, with the protein MKKVLFLAALLLVCFSGVTNAQTRKQREDAKREAWKKERQEKKALEAQQDSVSYVQAINALKNGSFVLEADNVVFRNGIMRFVSSNTNYVEVNDGQGIIQTAFTNFVYNWSPNGLGGVTVQGNVNGISMRQDKDGNVYYNYGINGIAVSATVSIVLTGGTNQASVTINPNFSGNTLTMNGYLVPYNESSVFQGTTW; encoded by the coding sequence ATGAAAAAAGTATTATTTTTAGCCGCATTGTTACTCGTTTGCTTCAGCGGAGTAACAAATGCACAAACCAGAAAACAAAGAGAAGACGCTAAACGTGAAGCATGGAAGAAAGAACGTCAGGAAAAGAAAGCCTTGGAAGCTCAGCAGGACTCTGTATCCTACGTCCAAGCAATTAATGCTTTAAAAAACGGTTCTTTTGTATTAGAAGCTGATAACGTTGTATTCCGTAATGGAATAATGCGTTTTGTTTCCTCTAACACGAATTATGTGGAAGTAAACGATGGGCAAGGTATTATTCAGACCGCCTTTACTAATTTTGTGTATAACTGGAGCCCGAACGGCTTGGGAGGTGTCACGGTTCAGGGAAATGTGAACGGAATAAGTATGCGCCAGGATAAAGACGGTAATGTGTACTATAATTATGGAATTAATGGTATTGCCGTTTCGGCCACCGTTTCCATTGTACTGACTGGCGGAACCAATCAGGCTAGTGTTACTATAAATCCAAATTTCTCGGGCAACACGCTGACAATGAACGGGTATCTGGTTCCTTATAACGAAAGTAGTGTATTCCAAGGAACAACATGGTAA
- a CDS encoding carbon-nitrogen hydrolase encodes MKRTIKIGIIQQTCTNDIRHNLSKLHRNIEQVAAAGAQLVVLQELHNTSYFCQTEDTDMFDLAEPVPGPSTGFYSELAAGYGIVLVTSLFEKRAPGLYHNTAVVFDKDGSIAGKYRKMHIPDDPAYYEKFYFTPGDLGFEPIQTSLGKLGVQVCWDQWYPEGARLMALKGAEILIYPTAIGWESTDTQEEKIRQLDAWVTVQRGHAVANGLPVIAVNRVGHEPDPSGQTNGIQFWGNSFVAGPQGEILVQASNMDEENMVVELDMTRSENVRRWWPFLRDRRIDKFENLTRRFID; translated from the coding sequence ATGAAAAGAACGATTAAAATAGGAATTATCCAACAGACATGCACAAATGATATCCGTCATAATTTGAGCAAACTGCATCGCAATATAGAACAGGTGGCGGCGGCAGGTGCACAGCTGGTTGTATTGCAAGAGTTGCACAACACCTCTTACTTCTGTCAGACAGAAGATACGGATATGTTTGATTTGGCAGAACCGGTTCCCGGTCCTTCTACCGGTTTCTACAGTGAGTTGGCTGCCGGATACGGCATTGTACTGGTTACTTCGTTATTCGAGAAGCGTGCTCCGGGACTGTATCACAATACAGCCGTCGTTTTTGACAAAGATGGCAGTATAGCAGGAAAATACCGCAAAATGCATATTCCCGATGATCCCGCTTATTATGAGAAATTTTATTTTACTCCCGGTGACCTAGGATTTGAACCCATTCAGACGTCACTGGGAAAACTAGGTGTACAAGTCTGCTGGGACCAATGGTATCCCGAAGGTGCACGGCTGATGGCACTGAAAGGTGCTGAAATTCTTATATATCCTACAGCTATAGGTTGGGAAAGCACAGACACTCAAGAAGAGAAAATCCGGCAACTAGATGCATGGGTAACTGTGCAGCGTGGCCATGCCGTGGCAAACGGTCTGCCGGTTATCGCCGTGAACCGCGTAGGACATGAGCCCGATCCTTCCGGTCAGACAAATGGTATCCAATTTTGGGGTAATAGCTTCGTGGCAGGTCCTCAAGGAGAAATACTGGTACAAGCCAGCAATATGGATGAAGAAAATATGGTAGTGGAACTGGATATGACCCGTAGCGAGAATGTTCGTCGCTGGTGGCCTTTTCTCCGTGACCGGCGTATTGATAAGTTTGAAAATCTAACCCGACGCTTTATAGATTAA
- a CDS encoding agmatine deiminase family protein has translation MSYLPAEWHKQSLIQLTWPHKDTDWACMLEEVNTCFLKIAYEVLKRQNLLIVAPDPDSIRNSIDNYGADIQKLITSKINTNDTWARDHAFITLLKEDATPLLLDFCFNGWGMKFAANYDNQINNELYFHHPVLKGEYVFCRNFILEGGSIESDGKGSLLTTEQCLLAKNRNEMNRQEVEDFLKETFNLKQVLWLKHGYLAGDDTDSHVDTLARFCPDDTIVYVKCTNEKDEHYKELAMMEEELKAFRTLNGRPYRLLPLPMASAVYDEEHHRLPATYANFLIMNEAVLYPTYADFVNDMRAKEVLAEAFPGREIVGIDCTALIKQHGSLHCVTMQYPEGVY, from the coding sequence ATGTCCTATTTACCTGCCGAATGGCATAAACAAAGTTTGATTCAACTAACGTGGCCCCATAAAGACACAGACTGGGCATGCATGTTGGAAGAAGTGAATACCTGTTTTCTTAAGATAGCTTATGAGGTTTTGAAACGTCAGAATTTGTTGATTGTGGCTCCAGACCCCGATTCCATAAGAAATAGTATAGATAATTATGGAGCTGATATCCAAAAACTCATCACATCAAAAATCAACACAAACGATACTTGGGCACGCGATCATGCTTTTATCACCTTGTTGAAAGAAGACGCTACTCCCCTACTACTGGATTTCTGTTTTAATGGTTGGGGAATGAAGTTTGCCGCAAATTATGATAACCAGATTAATAACGAACTATATTTTCACCATCCTGTTCTGAAAGGTGAATATGTTTTCTGCCGGAATTTTATTTTAGAAGGAGGTTCCATAGAAAGTGATGGGAAAGGAAGCCTGCTGACTACAGAGCAATGCTTGCTGGCTAAAAACAGAAATGAAATGAACCGACAGGAAGTGGAGGATTTTCTAAAAGAAACATTCAACTTAAAACAGGTCCTATGGTTGAAACATGGTTATCTGGCAGGTGATGATACAGACAGCCATGTGGACACATTGGCACGTTTCTGTCCGGATGATACCATTGTGTATGTAAAGTGCACCAATGAAAAAGATGAACACTATAAGGAACTGGCAATGATGGAAGAAGAACTAAAAGCGTTCCGTACTTTGAACGGCAGGCCATACCGCCTGCTTCCGCTGCCTATGGCGAGTGCTGTTTATGATGAGGAACATCATCGCTTGCCGGCAACTTATGCCAATTTCCTGATAATGAATGAAGCTGTACTCTATCCTACTTATGCTGATTTTGTAAATGATATGCGCGCTAAAGAAGTATTGGCGGAAGCATTTCCCGGAAGAGAAATAGTAGGTATTGACTGCACTGCTTTGATAAAGCAACATGGCTCGTTGCATTGCGTCACCATGCAATATCCCGAAGGTGTATATTAA